The sequence CACCGACGCCTCCCAGTTCAGTTTTACCTGATGTGATTCCGCAAGTTGCTGGAGAGAGTCGAAAATACTGAGCCTGAGACTTTCATTCTTTACTTTCTTTACCAACAGGGTGCGGCCGGCATTTTCCAGTTCTCCCAGAATCAGAAAATCCCTTGTCAGAGACTCCATAGTCTCAAGTTCGCTTATTATTTTATCCCAGCGATCTTCTGTCAGCACAAGCGCTCCATCCCGGCATGCGGTAAATTGTGTGCGCATGGCAGTCAGGGGGGTGCGGAGGTCGTGGGCTATGCTGGTGGACCATCGCTGTCTACGCTGCTCTTCTGTTATGAGCATGGTCTGTAGAGAACCCGCAGCTACATTGATGGATGCCAGTTCCTGAGTAGGGGTGTTCTTGAATTCTTCAGTCCGCGATCCTGCTGCCAGATTTATCAGAGAGCGTACTGTATTTCTTGCCTCTTTAGTAAATCTGCCTGAGATACTGTATGCCAGTAGAAAGGAGAGCACAGTTGACGTTATAAGTCCCAATAATAAAAGCTGAATGATGCGGGATATAAATATATTGTTATGTTTCAGGTCTCTGAATTTAAGAGGGACTATTTCAACAAAGCCTCTCAGCTGATCTTTCAGATAAAGGGGGGATGCAAGTGATATCTCACCCTTCAGGGGAGTATAGTCGCTGAGGGTCGGGTTAATCCAGACGCCCAGTTCCTCCTCCTCAGGAGAAAAAAGGATAAGCTGTGCAGTATTGATCAGACTGCTGTCATAATCATTTAAGAGCTGGGAGGCAGTGCCTGAATCCAGGACACCTCCTGTCTCCATGACACCCGTCAGGAATTCCATTACAACCTTATGGGATTCCTGTTCTACAAGATAGTTCCAGTATTTACGTGAACTGCTGAATCCCAACAGCAGGGACATTACAAGCAGAACAGTATTTAATAGGATAATAAGGAAAAAAGCCGCCAGCATTCTGGCGCGCATGGATCTCACTTACTGTTTCCTGCAAACCTGTATCCGTAGCCTCTCACAGTTTCAATCCAGTCCGGATTCTGCAATTTGGCACGCAGGTTCTTTATATGGGTATCCACGGTCCGGTCATATCCTTCAAAAGAATATTCCAGACAACGGTCCAGTATCTGCTCCCGGGAGACAACGGCTCCACCATTGGAAGACAGGTATAGGAGGATTTTCCACTCTGCGGCTGTAAGTTTAAGCAGCTGGTTGTTCAACATTGCCTTGTGGGAATCTTCATCGGTGGTCAATATCTGACCATCAAGTTCCCAGCCCTGCATCTTCTTCTGAGGGACGGCAGTTCCCGTTCTTTTCAGAACAGCGCCTACTCTCAAAACCAGCTCTTTTGGAGAAAAGGGTTTGACGATATAATCATCCGCCCCTACTTCAAATCCGGTAATACGATCCGACTCAGATTCACGGGCTGTCATGAAGATGATAGGAATATCCGATTTCTGCCTGATCTCCTTGGCGAAAACGAAACCGTCTCCGTCAGGAAGCATGGCATCCAGTATCAGAAGTTCCGGGCTTTTGGCTGCTATTGCATCCTTAACCCTGCCCAGGGTATCAAATTCTTCCACTTCATAATCAGAAAGCTTCAGATATCCTGAAACAGCTTCCCGTATCGAGTCATTGTCTTCAATTACAAAAATCAGTGCCATACTGATATTTTGCCTGAAAAGAATTGATTTTACCAGTCCTTTTTGCCTTGAGCTCTAAAAATCTCCTGGTTAAGAATGATGGCAGAGCATATTGTTCCCATTTTGAAGTTGATATGGAGAGCTTGAGGAGATGTTTAAAAAAAAGTGATTGTATATTAAAAGAAAAAGTAATATACAAAATCTAAATATAAAAGGAGTAGGTAAATGAAAAAAACTATTTTAATTGGTCTCGTATTAGTACTTGTCAGTGCTGGTTTCCTAAGTGCTCAGGCAAGGTTTGGTTTAAAAGTGGCGGGTGGTTTGTCATCCTATACCGGTTCAGATTGGAATGATGTCACAGACCTCAGTTCAATTGTTGATAATAAACTGGGATTCTCCTACGGTGGAGGAGTATTATTAAATGTTGCTTTCTCAAAAATGTTTTCAATACAGCCTGAAATCCTTTACAGTTCTTTAACGGGAGGAAGGACTTTTCCTGATTATGATTACAATTACGAGTGGCGAGAGAATACATTGGAAGTACCTGTTTATCTTCAGCTGGGATTCCCTGTGGGGAATGGTAAATTCTTGATTATGGGTGGTCCTGATTTTTTTTATACCTTTGGTGAAATCAAATATAAAGATTCTGATGGTTATGAGACCTCAGTTGCAGCATCAGATGATATGGATAATCTTTTCAGAATCGGGTTTGCTGCCGGTATTGGATATGAAGTCAATAATATCCAGTTTGCTGCCCTATACAAAAGAGCACTCAGCTCTCAACTTGATTCTTTTGAAATACACAATCAAAACATGACATTGGAGATAGCTTACTTGTTCTAATCAAACAAAGAAGTCATCAATTTAGAGGGCGGTTTTCCGCTCTCTTTCCTTTTATAAAGGACTATGTTAAAATCGCCCGCATTAAATGACAGCCTGATGTACAATCAGCTTTACTAAGAAAGGATCTTCTATAATGAGCAAAAAAGTAGTTCTTACAGGAATAAAACCCACCGGAATGCCTCATCTGGGAAACTATCTGGGAGCCATCAAACCGGCTCTGAGTCTTACCGAATCCTACGATACCCGTTACTTCATTGCCGACTACCACTCTCTGAACAGTATTAAGGAGCCCGAACTTCTTAAAAGTTACACATATGAGATAGCAGCCTGCTGGCTGGCCTGCGGTCTTGATCCCGAGAAAACCCTTATCTACAGACAGTCTGATGTTCCTCAAACCTTCGAGCTGTCCACCATGATTATGGCATTCACTTCCAAAGGGTTGATGAACAGGGCTCATGCCTATAAGGCACAGCTTGATCAGAACAGGGAGAAGGGGAAGCCTGAGGATCACAATATCAATATGGGACTCTATACCTATCCCGTCCTGATGGCCGCGGATATTCTTCTTTTTGATACGAATCTTGTGCCCGTTGGAAAAGACCAGGTTCAGCATATAGAGATGGCTGTTGATATCGCTCAGGCGGTAAACCGTAATTATAAAGAAGAGCTTCTGACTCTGCCTGAGGCATTTGTATCAGAAAACACGCAGGTGGTTGTTGGTATGGACGGACGGAAAATGTCCAAGAGCTATGACAATACCATCCCCCTGTTTCTGCCCGAAAAAAAGCTGAAAAAACTCTGTAACAAGATTGTGACAAATTCTCAGACTATGGAAGAAGCAAAAGATCCTGAGACATGTAATGTTTTTACTCTGTATAAGCTCTTTGCCACTCAGGAACAGCAGGATGCACTGGCCGCACGTTACCGTGCCGGCGGAATGGGCTGGGGCGAAGCAAAGGCTGAGCTTTTCAATCTTCTCAACACTACTATTTCTCCTATGAGAGAGCGGTATAACCAACTCATGGAAGATACATCCTATATCGACAAGATACTGGCCGATGGATCCGAAAGAGCCAGAACCATTGCTTCTGCAAAAATCAGCAGACTCCGCAAGGCCATGGGCTTTATAAATTAGTTTCTTAACGATTTCTTAATGAAATGGGATAGAAAAGGGGAAATCAGATTGATTTTCCCTTTTTTTTGCTTCTGGCACTGATCTTGTATCTCTGTGAAGACGGAGGAACATAACTATGCTGGATTATATGACCCATCAGGTATTGGTGTATCAGAGTAGTCTTGGAAGCGGAGTGGAATATGCCCTGAAACAGACCCTTGTGGATGAACTTAGTCTTCATGTCTATTCCTATCCCGGTAAAAGGCACTCTCTCAGTGAAGAGGACTGGAGTGATTTTCTGCTGGGCTTTCATGGGAAAATGCAGGATATACTGATTAATTTCCGCTATCAGGGGCCATCGTTCTGGGGATATCTGAATAAGGTCCTCGAGTGGCATCTGCTCAGCTATTACAGGGCTGCTGTTCAGTTCCGTCAGGCCGAGTGGATCTGTGAGCGGGAATCGATTATCGAATATGAGTGGACTGCCGAACATCAGGAGTCCTGTCTTCTGCTTAAAATCAGCTACATTCTGGATAATGCCGGATTAACCGATTTTCGGACTGAGGCCCTGCGGCAGAGACTGCTTGTCCTTGTGCTGAAAAATGTCGTCTTTATTTCGGAAGATGATTATTTTTCCGTTTTTCCCCTTTTGGGACCATCTGTGGAAGAGGCGGGTAAGTACAGAGATCATCTTCTGACAGTTATGAAAAGAAAGTTTGAGCGGAAGCAGGGGCTGGAACTTAAACGTTGTGAAAACTATTACAAACTTACCCTTACAGAAAAAAAGAGATCCGAGGAGATAGAAACTGAGGCTCTGAGCCGTTTAGATGAGAAGATACTATTGTATCGGAGACGGCTGAAAAGGCTGGACAGACAGATAAACAGCATCCCCATGTTTCCCAGTAATGAGGATATATCTGAACTTCTCACACTGCCCAAGGGCTCAGTGGATTCGGGACTCTATTATTTGAAAAATTATCTGGAAGCCGAATATGGAGAGGGGCCGGTAAGCGGAATGAAAGGGTTGTTATCACCGGGTCTGGGATGTGCCGGGGATAAAATTCCGGATGTATCGGCAGGATAATGGAAAGATCAGTTGCCCACAGGGAGGGAGATGCATTATCTTCTACTTATGGAAATAGTACTGGCCACTGGCAATATGCATAAGAAAAAAGAGCTGGAGGAGATTCTCTCCGGCCATAGAATTCTCATCCCCTCCGATCTGGGAGTGGATTTCGACTGTGATGAAACGGGACTTACCTTTATGGAAAATGCCCTTTTGAAAGCGGAGACTCTGTATGATCTGGTTAAAAGACCGGTCCTGGCAGACGATTCCGGTCTCTGTGTTCAGGCACTTGACGGCGCCCCGGGAATTTATTCCGCCCGTTATGGTTCAGAAGGGGGAGTTAATCTCTCAGACAGTGACAGAAATCTGCTGTTATTGAAAAATATTCAGGGTGCCGAAGACAGAACAGCTTTTTTTGTCTGTGCCATGGTGCTTATAACAGCTCCCTATAGGGTTTATTCGGTGCAGGAAGCCTTTGATGGTTCCATTGCTGAAGCACCCTTCGGGGGGGGAGGATTCGGATATGATCCTGTCTTTATCGATGCACTTTCAGGTAAAACCGCTGCCGAGCTGACAGATGAAGAGAAAAACCGGGTCTCCCACAGAGGGAAAGCCGGAAAAGTTATGAGAACCCTTATGGAGGCCCTGTGATGAGCGGGATGGCAATAAAAGAGAGAAAAAACGTCCCCGCCGGAGATAAGTGGAAGCTGGACTCCCTGTTTTCGGGGCCTGAAGCCTGGGAAGAGGGACTGAAACAACTGGAAGTCCTGATTCCCAAAATTACTTCCTATAAAGGGACTCTGGGAGATTCTGCGCCTCA comes from Oceanispirochaeta sp. M1 and encodes:
- a CDS encoding cell wall metabolism sensor histidine kinase WalK, which codes for MRARMLAAFFLIILLNTVLLVMSLLLGFSSSRKYWNYLVEQESHKVVMEFLTGVMETGGVLDSGTASQLLNDYDSSLINTAQLILFSPEEEELGVWINPTLSDYTPLKGEISLASPLYLKDQLRGFVEIVPLKFRDLKHNNIFISRIIQLLLLGLITSTVLSFLLAYSISGRFTKEARNTVRSLINLAAGSRTEEFKNTPTQELASINVAAGSLQTMLITEEQRRQRWSTSIAHDLRTPLTAMRTQFTACRDGALVLTEDRWDKIISELETMESLTRDFLILGELENAGRTLLVKKVKNESLRLSIFDSLQQLAESHQVKLNWEASVDTVFCDFDLCSRALEALVKNAVQHSQPHSSVEIKLKGSSESPVFTILNEGHIPIEHLDHLFDPLYKTDNSRKKQGSGLGLTIASHIASFHKGSIKVENLPQGLVCFKFSLNHG
- a CDS encoding response regulator transcription factor, which gives rise to MALIFVIEDNDSIREAVSGYLKLSDYEVEEFDTLGRVKDAIAAKSPELLILDAMLPDGDGFVFAKEIRQKSDIPIIFMTARESESDRITGFEVGADDYIVKPFSPKELVLRVGAVLKRTGTAVPQKKMQGWELDGQILTTDEDSHKAMLNNQLLKLTAAEWKILLYLSSNGGAVVSREQILDRCLEYSFEGYDRTVDTHIKNLRAKLQNPDWIETVRGYGYRFAGNSK
- a CDS encoding outer membrane beta-barrel protein — protein: MKKTILIGLVLVLVSAGFLSAQARFGLKVAGGLSSYTGSDWNDVTDLSSIVDNKLGFSYGGGVLLNVAFSKMFSIQPEILYSSLTGGRTFPDYDYNYEWRENTLEVPVYLQLGFPVGNGKFLIMGGPDFFYTFGEIKYKDSDGYETSVAASDDMDNLFRIGFAAGIGYEVNNIQFAALYKRALSSQLDSFEIHNQNMTLEIAYLF
- the trpS gene encoding tryptophan--tRNA ligase, with protein sequence MSKKVVLTGIKPTGMPHLGNYLGAIKPALSLTESYDTRYFIADYHSLNSIKEPELLKSYTYEIAACWLACGLDPEKTLIYRQSDVPQTFELSTMIMAFTSKGLMNRAHAYKAQLDQNREKGKPEDHNINMGLYTYPVLMAADILLFDTNLVPVGKDQVQHIEMAVDIAQAVNRNYKEELLTLPEAFVSENTQVVVGMDGRKMSKSYDNTIPLFLPEKKLKKLCNKIVTNSQTMEEAKDPETCNVFTLYKLFATQEQQDALAARYRAGGMGWGEAKAELFNLLNTTISPMRERYNQLMEDTSYIDKILADGSERARTIASAKISRLRKAMGFIN
- the rdgB gene encoding RdgB/HAM1 family non-canonical purine NTP pyrophosphatase, whose amino-acid sequence is MEIVLATGNMHKKKELEEILSGHRILIPSDLGVDFDCDETGLTFMENALLKAETLYDLVKRPVLADDSGLCVQALDGAPGIYSARYGSEGGVNLSDSDRNLLLLKNIQGAEDRTAFFVCAMVLITAPYRVYSVQEAFDGSIAEAPFGGGGFGYDPVFIDALSGKTAAELTDEEKNRVSHRGKAGKVMRTLMEAL